A region from the Leptospirillum ferriphilum ML-04 genome encodes:
- the pstS gene encoding phosphate ABC transporter substrate-binding protein PstS produces the protein MGSMTRLDGGFSGRRILMAAFLFCTLLMAGAFRPTGSLAASNITISGSTMLFPLEQVWALAYMKQHPGVHISVASTGSGFGIANAANGNITVGASDAYLTKEFRQRYANLVSVPIAFDDAQVIYNIPGLDKKTVLNFDGKVLARIYLGKIRFWNDRQIRALNPSVSLPHTRIRVVHRADASGTTFVFTDYLNQTSQEWYNQVGRDMSPAWPVGSGYNGSDAVVAAVMSSPGSIGYVGLGWVMEYHLTTGALKNLDGEFVRGSVDTIRAAGHAALKDPSFPDDFNRSIVWNIHGKNVYPDANFEFWMINTNLDAGTMKDVRNLLMWALTKGQAPKYTVKSGFAPLPFRPLKPRLDKIINRLLPGNGFNERSPG, from the coding sequence ATGGGCAGCATGACCCGTCTGGATGGGGGTTTTTCCGGACGACGCATTCTTATGGCGGCTTTTCTTTTCTGCACTCTTCTGATGGCGGGGGCATTCCGGCCCACCGGAAGCCTGGCGGCCAGCAATATCACCATCTCTGGTTCTACGATGCTCTTTCCTCTTGAGCAGGTCTGGGCATTGGCCTATATGAAACAGCATCCGGGTGTCCACATTTCCGTCGCGTCGACAGGATCGGGATTCGGAATCGCCAATGCGGCCAACGGAAATATCACCGTCGGAGCCAGTGATGCCTATCTGACAAAAGAATTCCGGCAACGTTATGCAAACCTGGTGAGCGTGCCGATCGCGTTTGACGATGCCCAGGTGATTTACAATATTCCCGGTCTGGACAAGAAGACCGTCCTGAATTTCGACGGAAAAGTCCTGGCCCGGATTTATCTGGGAAAGATCCGGTTCTGGAACGATCGTCAGATCCGTGCCCTCAACCCTTCCGTGTCTCTCCCCCACACCCGGATCCGGGTGGTTCACCGGGCGGACGCGTCCGGCACAACCTTTGTCTTTACCGATTATCTGAACCAGACTTCCCAGGAGTGGTACAACCAGGTCGGTCGGGATATGTCTCCGGCCTGGCCTGTCGGATCCGGTTATAACGGAAGTGATGCGGTTGTTGCCGCCGTGATGTCTTCTCCCGGTTCTATCGGTTATGTCGGTCTGGGATGGGTGATGGAATACCATCTGACGACCGGTGCCCTGAAGAATCTGGATGGAGAGTTTGTCCGGGGGTCCGTTGACACGATCCGGGCGGCAGGACACGCGGCCCTGAAGGACCCCAGCTTTCCCGATGACTTCAACCGGTCGATCGTCTGGAATATTCACGGAAAAAACGTCTATCCGGATGCGAATTTCGAATTCTGGATGATCAATACGAACCTGGATGCAGGAACAATGAAAGATGTCCGGAATCTGTTGATGTGGGCCCTGACGAAAGGCCAGGCACCAAAGTATACCGTCAAGAGCGGCTTTGCTCCTCTTCCTTTCCGTCCGCTCAAGCCGCGTCTGGACAAGATCATCAACCGGCTTCTTCCGGGGAACGGGTTCAACGAACGATCTCCCGGATAA
- a CDS encoding response regulator transcription factor: MDESKEMPVVLIVDDEEDLLLLCRNLLTREGFRVVTARDGEEAVWVLRRIMGQGTLDLVILDIMLPLRDGVEVVRFIRSQKNIGKVPILALSAVSDADWKIRTIEEGADDFLAKPFSSRELVARVHALARRVEKERDSGPMPKARYDLGDLVVDTYRYETRIDGREIRLTPIEFRILVYLVSHEDVVIRREELMKVLWGESWEVDEHNLNVHIWALRRKLGEKSDSPRFIETLRGTGYRFRSSALARMQERAGKPASSV; this comes from the coding sequence ATGGATGAGAGCAAAGAAATGCCAGTGGTGCTGATTGTCGATGACGAAGAGGATTTGTTGCTGTTGTGCCGGAATCTCCTGACCCGGGAAGGGTTCCGGGTCGTGACCGCCCGGGACGGGGAAGAGGCCGTCTGGGTCTTGCGGCGGATTATGGGGCAGGGAACGCTCGACCTGGTCATTCTCGACATCATGCTGCCCTTGCGGGACGGAGTCGAGGTTGTCCGTTTTATCCGCTCCCAGAAAAATATCGGAAAGGTGCCGATTCTGGCCCTGTCCGCCGTGTCCGACGCGGACTGGAAAATCCGGACGATCGAAGAAGGGGCGGACGATTTTCTTGCAAAGCCCTTTTCTTCCAGAGAGCTTGTGGCCCGTGTCCATGCCCTGGCCCGTCGTGTCGAAAAGGAACGCGATTCGGGTCCCATGCCGAAAGCGCGCTATGACCTGGGAGACCTGGTTGTGGATACCTACCGGTATGAGACGCGCATCGACGGACGGGAGATCCGTCTGACCCCGATCGAGTTTCGTATTCTGGTCTATCTCGTCAGTCACGAAGATGTGGTGATCCGCAGGGAAGAATTGATGAAAGTCCTCTGGGGAGAATCCTGGGAAGTGGATGAGCACAATCTGAACGTTCATATATGGGCTCTCCGGCGAAAACTGGGGGAAAAGAGCGATTCCCCCCGGTTCATCGAAACACTCCGGGGGACCGGTTATCGCTTCCGGAGCTCTGCTCTGGCGAGAATGCAGGAGAGGGCCGGGAAACCGGCGTCGAGCGTATGA
- a CDS encoding MTH1187 family thiamine-binding protein, translated as MSVLLEFSMSPLDKGESVGDYVARSLEIIDKSGVNYRLNPMGTVLEGDWDTVFGVVRKCYERMSQDCSRISVSIKVDARKNQENRLEAKVASVEKRLGKPLRKS; from the coding sequence ATGTCCGTCCTGCTTGAATTCAGCATGAGCCCTCTCGACAAAGGTGAAAGCGTCGGGGACTATGTGGCACGATCCCTGGAAATCATCGACAAAAGCGGCGTCAATTACCGCCTGAATCCGATGGGAACCGTTCTGGAAGGGGACTGGGACACCGTCTTCGGAGTCGTCCGGAAGTGCTACGAACGCATGAGCCAGGACTGCAGCCGGATATCGGTTTCCATCAAAGTGGATGCCCGAAAAAATCAGGAAAACCGGCTGGAAGCCAAAGTCGCCTCCGTGGAAAAGCGTCTGGGAAAACCTCTCCGGAAATCCTGA
- a CDS encoding adenylosuccinate synthase: MANIIILGAQWGDEGKGKIVDLLTERADCIVRYQGGHNAGHTLVVGGEKFVLHLIPAGILHPGKTCVIGNGIALDPQALIEEIDDLEKRGIPVKDTLKISDACHLILPYHRAIDKESEKLKGTRRIGTTGRGIGPAYVDKMARIGIRTGDLAHPRIFREKLSQNLQEMNYLMEKLFRAHGFDLETLYSELMAQAERILPYVTDTSLYLWKTAREGKSLLFEGAQGTLLDVDHGTYPYVTSSNASAGGALTGSGVGPTLIDGVMGVTKAYTTRVGSGPFPSEISGPEEERIRERGQEYGATTGRARRCGWFDLVAVRYAARVNGLTGIILTKIDVLDHLETIPVCTGYRIKDRIVSDFPHHVEDVEAARPVLEHLPGWKTSTRGIRKLSDLPKEAQNYIRWIGEKVGVPVVMVSTGSERNETILLQDPFSASA, from the coding sequence ATGGCAAACATTATCATTCTCGGAGCCCAATGGGGGGACGAGGGCAAGGGAAAGATCGTTGATCTTCTGACAGAGCGGGCGGACTGCATCGTCCGCTATCAGGGGGGACATAACGCCGGACACACTCTTGTGGTCGGCGGAGAGAAATTTGTTCTTCATCTGATCCCGGCGGGTATCCTTCATCCGGGCAAAACCTGTGTCATCGGAAACGGCATCGCACTCGATCCCCAGGCCCTGATCGAAGAAATCGACGATCTCGAAAAAAGGGGCATTCCGGTCAAGGACACTCTCAAGATCAGCGATGCCTGCCACCTGATTCTTCCCTATCACCGGGCCATCGACAAGGAGTCGGAAAAGCTCAAGGGGACCCGGCGCATCGGAACGACCGGACGGGGAATCGGCCCGGCCTATGTGGACAAGATGGCCCGCATCGGGATCCGGACAGGCGACCTCGCCCACCCGCGCATTTTCCGGGAGAAACTGTCGCAGAACCTTCAGGAAATGAACTACCTGATGGAGAAGCTTTTCCGTGCGCACGGATTCGACCTGGAAACGCTCTACAGCGAACTCATGGCCCAGGCGGAACGGATTCTTCCCTATGTGACGGATACCTCGCTCTATCTCTGGAAAACTGCCCGAGAGGGAAAATCGCTTCTGTTCGAAGGCGCCCAGGGGACCCTCCTCGACGTGGATCATGGAACCTATCCCTATGTGACCTCCTCGAACGCGTCGGCCGGCGGAGCCCTCACCGGATCGGGCGTTGGCCCGACCCTGATCGACGGGGTCATGGGGGTGACCAAAGCCTATACCACGAGAGTCGGGAGCGGTCCCTTTCCCTCCGAGATTTCCGGACCGGAGGAAGAACGAATCCGCGAACGAGGACAGGAGTACGGGGCAACAACGGGAAGAGCCAGGCGGTGCGGATGGTTTGACCTCGTTGCCGTGCGTTACGCCGCACGGGTCAATGGACTGACCGGAATCATCCTGACAAAGATCGACGTCCTCGATCATCTGGAGACGATTCCCGTCTGCACGGGATATCGCATCAAGGACAGGATCGTTTCCGACTTTCCCCATCACGTCGAAGACGTGGAGGCCGCCCGCCCCGTTCTGGAACACCTCCCGGGCTGGAAAACCTCTACCCGGGGAATCCGGAAGCTCTCGGATCTTCCCAAAGAGGCCCAGAACTACATTCGGTGGATCGGCGAAAAAGTTGGAGTGCCGGTCGTCATGGTGTCGACCGGATCGGAGCGAAACGAGACCATCCTTCTTCAGGACCCCTTTTCCGCTTCCGCGTAA
- a CDS encoding DUF1054 family protein, with protein MSVQTIERLQDYLLPEWVSIFDIADFSGRMLRIRGDIRPALLRLASRLAELLNESPGPRPWYPHVASHMRRRVNPPPETWLALGPEKRGYKSYAHSGVFIGGRGLSVRFILKDEAIEERKNLGRWMSRSGPAFEQWKKKVGDLRDFGPVHDDPMADPPKVEWDPRVFGERLGSLKSASLDIGFRVTFDTSLAGIVKTIRTFDLLYAEAEKGS; from the coding sequence ATGTCTGTCCAGACGATTGAGCGTCTTCAGGATTACCTGCTCCCGGAGTGGGTGTCCATTTTTGATATTGCTGATTTTTCGGGCCGGATGCTCCGGATCCGGGGAGACATCCGGCCGGCGCTCCTGAGACTGGCGTCGCGGCTTGCCGAACTTCTGAACGAATCTCCGGGCCCCCGACCCTGGTATCCTCACGTGGCAAGCCACATGCGCCGAAGAGTGAACCCTCCGCCGGAGACCTGGCTTGCTCTGGGTCCCGAGAAAAGAGGCTACAAATCCTATGCCCATTCCGGGGTGTTTATCGGAGGGCGGGGTCTGTCGGTGCGCTTCATTCTGAAGGACGAGGCGATCGAAGAGAGAAAGAATCTCGGGAGATGGATGTCCAGGAGTGGTCCGGCTTTTGAACAATGGAAAAAAAAGGTGGGAGATCTCCGGGATTTCGGTCCGGTTCACGATGACCCGATGGCGGATCCTCCGAAAGTCGAATGGGACCCCCGCGTGTTTGGCGAACGGTTGGGCTCGCTCAAAAGCGCAAGCCTCGACATCGGATTCCGGGTGACGTTCGATACATCTCTCGCCGGGATCGTCAAAACGATCCGGACGTTTGATCTCCTTTACGCGGAAGCGGAAAAGGGGTCCTGA
- a CDS encoding SagB/ThcOx family dehydrogenase, translated as MSASHESCAEYYHEDTKYDRKTIHRFQSLDFSSKPAPFKDYQTDNPISLMPYLPFNFIPFTRTPLPEPPPQPPYPWGLAELSQLLFFSYGVTAIIDSPRTEQTFLRAAPSAGGLYPAEVYLATRDLPFISDGIFHYNGKDHTLATLYEGDFWPRLSAWAFDHPSFEESHAALILSGYFDRSAWRYGERGYRRILLDTGHLLGNIVLMSYQTGFVPYPLSGFNDQAINSFLFLGDQKEVVLVVVPLVRLQDAKDNSLSLPFFPSPVAFPYHPPEKPETGDIFRDLHRFSSLGSQPPAVVNTSGRENERIPGEDFGSRFTPLSEPIPLETDFPDFENQIPRALLTRRSGRQFSGEPLDFSQLSTILSFSYREIDVPDSSGTLPVQHFFQPELFKSWLIVNQVTGLASGIYLFDPRGGHVTLLKEGNFQEEIYEAVLSQDLGRDASFVLIQTADLESLVVQFGDRVYRTLHMDAGQIGERINLAAVHLGLGASGIGGFYDDEVTDLLGLSHQTAVLYITTVGALPG; from the coding sequence TTGAGTGCTTCACACGAATCCTGTGCTGAATATTACCACGAAGATACGAAATACGACCGAAAAACCATCCATCGCTTCCAGTCCCTGGACTTTTCATCCAAGCCGGCCCCTTTCAAGGATTATCAGACAGACAACCCCATCAGCCTGATGCCGTATCTGCCCTTCAACTTCATCCCGTTCACGCGAACGCCGCTGCCGGAGCCTCCTCCCCAACCGCCCTATCCGTGGGGACTGGCCGAACTGTCGCAGCTCCTGTTTTTTTCTTACGGCGTCACCGCCATTATCGATTCACCAAGAACGGAACAGACCTTCCTGAGAGCCGCACCCTCTGCCGGTGGACTGTATCCGGCAGAGGTCTACCTGGCGACACGCGACCTTCCGTTCATCTCGGACGGGATCTTTCACTACAACGGAAAAGACCATACGCTCGCCACCCTCTACGAAGGCGACTTCTGGCCCCGCCTCTCTGCCTGGGCGTTCGACCATCCCTCGTTCGAAGAATCCCATGCCGCCCTGATCCTTTCGGGATATTTCGACCGTTCGGCCTGGCGTTACGGAGAAAGAGGATACAGGCGAATCCTTCTCGACACCGGACATCTGCTGGGAAACATTGTCCTGATGTCCTACCAGACGGGATTTGTCCCCTATCCCCTTTCCGGGTTCAACGACCAGGCAATCAATTCCTTCCTGTTTCTCGGAGACCAGAAGGAGGTCGTGCTTGTCGTCGTCCCGTTGGTGCGTCTTCAGGACGCGAAAGACAACAGTCTCTCCCTTCCGTTCTTTCCGTCTCCTGTTGCCTTCCCCTATCATCCTCCCGAAAAGCCGGAAACCGGGGATATTTTCCGGGATCTGCACCGATTTTCCTCTCTCGGAAGCCAGCCTCCGGCCGTCGTGAACACATCCGGACGCGAAAATGAAAGAATTCCGGGAGAAGACTTCGGGAGCCGTTTTACACCCCTCTCCGAGCCGATTCCCCTGGAAACCGACTTTCCCGATTTCGAAAATCAGATTCCCAGGGCCCTTCTGACACGCCGGTCGGGGCGACAGTTTTCCGGAGAGCCTCTGGACTTTTCCCAGCTCTCCACCATCCTGTCTTTTTCCTACCGGGAGATTGATGTCCCGGACTCCTCGGGGACACTTCCGGTGCAGCATTTTTTCCAGCCTGAACTCTTCAAGTCCTGGCTCATCGTGAACCAGGTGACGGGGCTCGCCTCCGGCATTTACCTCTTCGATCCCCGGGGCGGCCATGTGACCCTTCTGAAAGAAGGGAATTTTCAGGAAGAAATCTATGAAGCCGTGCTTTCACAGGACCTCGGGCGGGATGCCTCCTTCGTTCTGATCCAGACGGCGGACCTGGAGTCCCTGGTCGTCCAGTTCGGAGATCGCGTCTACCGAACCCTGCACATGGACGCGGGACAGATCGGAGAACGGATCAATCTCGCCGCAGTTCACCTTGGCCTCGGCGCCAGCGGCATCGGAGGTTTTTATGACGACGAGGTCACAGATCTCCTGGGTCTCTCCCATCAGACGGCAGTCCTCTACATCACAACCGTCGGTGCCCTTCCCGGTTAG
- a CDS encoding AarF/UbiB family protein: protein MTLSRIWTKAETRRLRTILTVLVKYGFQDVVGFLRLEPLVSLGRKLSRSSVLNTLPRPVRLRMALEELGPAAIKLGQILSSRADLFPPEFLAEFQKLQDSLPPIPPETLDKAVEDALKKPIDSVFSEFDRHPVAQASISQVHRARLHSGETVAVKVRRPGILDSVEPDLRILGFLSDLVERNIEDMKVFRPRALARQYIRTLRKELDFTHEARNMERARKNFRNEPSVVIPKLYSEWSSEAVLVMEYLEGVSIREIRSFEKLGATPPEVAHLGARSILLQVFVHGFFQGDPHPGNVLVLPGHRIGILDFGMFGSLSPDRRDLLGDLLVSLVERDIPFMIRTLERLRALPEDFREEDLASDISAFLEEFTNRPLQEIRLDHMSAELFELVRTHRLTLPPDLSLLFRALVIMEGIGRTLDPTFNMIEESRPFVHKLIRKRFEPETVFKNVRSGAFVLLRTMAHLPAEFEKMVTRIRDGRIRVDFNLRHLEDLIAEMDRTGNRLSISILVGSLVIGSALIFASPNGPKFFGLSTIGLMGFFVAGFLGFGLIIAILRSRRF from the coding sequence ATGACTCTTTCCCGGATCTGGACAAAGGCCGAAACCCGGCGACTGAGAACCATCCTGACCGTCCTGGTCAAATATGGATTTCAGGACGTGGTGGGTTTTCTGCGGCTGGAGCCACTTGTCTCGCTGGGACGGAAGCTTTCCCGGTCCTCTGTCCTGAACACGCTGCCAAGACCCGTCCGGTTGCGGATGGCCCTTGAAGAGCTGGGACCGGCCGCCATCAAGCTGGGACAGATCCTTTCCAGCCGCGCCGACCTGTTTCCTCCCGAATTTCTGGCCGAATTTCAGAAGCTCCAGGACAGTCTTCCTCCTATTCCTCCCGAGACCCTGGACAAAGCGGTGGAGGACGCTCTCAAAAAGCCGATCGACAGCGTGTTTTCCGAATTTGACCGCCACCCCGTCGCCCAGGCGTCCATCTCCCAGGTTCATCGCGCCAGACTCCATTCGGGCGAAACGGTTGCCGTCAAAGTCCGGCGCCCCGGCATTCTGGACTCCGTCGAACCCGATTTGAGGATTCTGGGCTTCCTGTCAGATCTCGTCGAACGCAATATCGAGGACATGAAAGTCTTTCGGCCACGCGCATTGGCCCGTCAATACATCCGGACCCTGCGAAAAGAGCTGGACTTTACCCATGAAGCCAGGAACATGGAGCGGGCCCGCAAAAATTTTCGGAACGAGCCCTCTGTTGTGATCCCGAAACTCTATTCCGAATGGAGTTCCGAAGCCGTCCTGGTCATGGAATATCTGGAAGGGGTTTCGATCCGGGAAATCCGGTCTTTTGAAAAACTGGGGGCCACCCCGCCCGAGGTGGCCCATCTCGGGGCCAGAAGCATTCTTCTCCAGGTCTTTGTCCATGGATTTTTCCAGGGAGACCCCCATCCCGGAAATGTGCTTGTCCTGCCCGGTCACCGGATCGGAATCCTGGATTTTGGCATGTTCGGGTCCCTCTCCCCCGACAGGAGGGATTTACTGGGGGATCTTCTGGTCAGTCTGGTGGAGCGGGACATTCCTTTCATGATCCGGACGCTCGAAAGACTCCGGGCGCTTCCGGAAGACTTCCGGGAGGAAGATCTTGCCAGTGATATTTCGGCGTTTCTGGAGGAGTTCACCAACCGTCCCCTGCAGGAGATCCGGCTGGATCACATGTCCGCCGAGCTGTTCGAATTGGTCCGGACTCACCGGCTGACTCTTCCGCCGGATCTGTCCCTTCTGTTCCGGGCCTTGGTCATCATGGAAGGAATAGGCCGGACGCTCGACCCGACCTTCAACATGATCGAAGAAAGCCGTCCCTTCGTCCACAAGCTGATCCGGAAGCGGTTCGAACCGGAGACAGTCTTCAAAAACGTCCGCTCCGGAGCGTTCGTCCTTCTCCGGACGATGGCCCACCTTCCCGCCGAATTCGAAAAAATGGTGACGCGGATTCGCGATGGACGGATTCGGGTCGACTTCAACCTTCGCCATCTCGAAGATCTCATCGCGGAAATGGACCGGACCGGGAATCGCCTCTCCATTTCCATTCTGGTGGGGTCCCTTGTCATTGGTTCGGCGCTGATTTTCGCGTCCCCCAACGGACCAAAGTTTTTCGGACTTTCCACGATCGGTCTGATGGGTTTTTTCGTCGCGGGGTTCCTGGGGTTCGGTCTGATCATTGCGATCCTCCGTTCCCGAAGGTTTTAA
- the radC gene encoding RadC family protein: protein MKERETHYCVREWSEGDRPRERLRDRGPAALHDAELLAILLRVGNRGESSVALAQRLLAKYGGLEGVAAAGFSALSSLSGMGLAKAAQIMAGIELGRRVSGKARSFRPEIRSARDVYDILGARLRDEKKESFWVLLLDQRHRLQNAVRISEGSLSMTLVHPREAFQPAIRDSAAAVLFVHNHPSGDPEPSSDDWSLTERLKECGELLGIRVLDHVVLGDHAWVSLEERGGLKSRRQR, encoded by the coding sequence ATGAAGGAGCGGGAAACACACTATTGCGTCAGGGAGTGGTCGGAGGGAGACCGTCCGCGCGAGCGGCTCAGGGATCGGGGCCCTGCCGCCCTGCATGACGCCGAACTTCTGGCGATTCTTCTTCGGGTGGGAAACCGCGGAGAATCGTCGGTCGCTCTGGCGCAAAGGCTTTTGGCGAAGTACGGAGGGCTTGAGGGAGTGGCGGCGGCCGGATTCTCGGCCCTTTCCTCTCTCTCCGGAATGGGGCTTGCGAAGGCGGCGCAAATCATGGCCGGGATTGAACTCGGAAGGCGTGTTTCAGGAAAAGCCCGTTCGTTTCGTCCCGAAATCCGGAGTGCGCGGGATGTCTATGACATCCTCGGGGCCCGGCTCCGGGATGAGAAAAAAGAGTCCTTCTGGGTGCTGCTTCTCGACCAGCGGCATCGTCTCCAGAACGCGGTCCGGATTTCGGAAGGCTCCCTGTCGATGACGCTGGTTCACCCTAGGGAAGCATTCCAGCCCGCCATCCGGGATTCCGCGGCGGCTGTTTTATTTGTGCATAACCATCCCTCCGGAGATCCCGAGCCTTCTTCCGATGACTGGAGTCTCACGGAACGCTTGAAGGAGTGCGGAGAATTGTTGGGTATCCGGGTCCTCGACCATGTGGTGTTGGGGGACCATGCCTGGGTCAGTCTCGAGGAACGCGGGGGACTGAAATCGCGAAGACAGAGATGA
- a CDS encoding phosphatase PAP2 family protein: MSGRSLTDSRSAFGWSVLFLLLLIVFSVAVNDGAFRSFDSSIAHGLRATLPAVFPWVFGVICRTGNAEWTVPAGLFLVVFLLRRRTISRRQALFWTVWFVSGMLLEHVLKIRLLQPHPGPDVANDPLDHYLKPILAEKTPGSYFSGHTFRAFWLALLLFNSCRWCRTGSLIWASLIWIGVIVLGWHWTTDTLGALLFVGTGGALFLGSGRSETSGPAEKPSSIRR, translated from the coding sequence GTGTCGGGTAGGTCTTTGACGGATTCCCGGTCCGCCTTTGGATGGTCTGTTCTGTTTCTTTTGCTCCTGATCGTCTTTTCCGTCGCCGTCAACGACGGGGCGTTCCGGTCTTTCGACTCCTCCATTGCTCATGGGTTGCGAGCCACTCTGCCGGCCGTGTTTCCATGGGTCTTTGGCGTCATCTGCCGGACAGGCAATGCCGAGTGGACAGTGCCGGCAGGGCTCTTCCTTGTGGTTTTCCTGCTCCGGAGACGGACAATCAGCCGGAGACAGGCTCTTTTCTGGACAGTCTGGTTCGTGTCCGGCATGCTTCTCGAACACGTTTTGAAAATCCGCCTTCTCCAGCCCCATCCGGGTCCGGACGTTGCCAACGATCCCCTGGATCATTATCTGAAACCCATCCTGGCCGAGAAGACGCCCGGATCGTATTTCAGCGGGCATACGTTTCGCGCGTTCTGGCTGGCTCTTCTGCTCTTCAACTCCTGCCGATGGTGCCGCACGGGATCCTTGATCTGGGCTTCCCTGATCTGGATCGGAGTCATTGTCCTTGGCTGGCACTGGACGACAGATACACTGGGGGCTCTTCTGTTCGTCGGAACAGGAGGGGCTCTTTTCCTGGGAAGCGGACGATCCGAGACCTCCGGGCCCGCCGAAAAACCTTCCTCCATCCGGAGGTGA
- a CDS encoding YkgJ family cysteine cluster protein encodes MTTSPDFNDPSLPTIVVGHPAIINFRGEEVLVASGLLEEAIVDLDRVESEMEEDTFSVESGKRFLRQIYEIVDRVGEGVAPGMSCHSGCSACCRVMVATTAGEAALIEDRMEKSGPEKQVVWKTEIEKRNALLENLARRQTPPSDLTTFKGLLETCEMYERENQPCPFLGGDRLCQIYEDRPLLCRICWVLTDPADCLPDAGPPVKFRTRVFEKAHALCGLLSRRHFGDHRVSPIPFWFQGNNERVG; translated from the coding sequence ATGACAACGTCGCCTGATTTTAATGATCCTTCACTTCCGACGATTGTGGTGGGCCATCCAGCGATCATCAATTTCCGGGGCGAGGAGGTCCTGGTCGCATCCGGTCTTCTGGAAGAGGCGATCGTCGACCTCGACCGGGTGGAAAGTGAAATGGAAGAGGACACGTTTTCCGTCGAGTCCGGAAAACGATTTTTGCGCCAGATCTACGAAATCGTGGATCGGGTCGGAGAGGGGGTTGCTCCGGGCATGTCCTGCCACTCGGGATGCTCGGCCTGTTGCCGGGTCATGGTGGCGACCACCGCCGGCGAAGCGGCGCTGATCGAAGACCGGATGGAGAAATCCGGGCCCGAGAAACAGGTCGTCTGGAAAACAGAAATTGAAAAACGGAACGCGCTTCTTGAAAATCTGGCCCGAAGACAGACACCGCCGTCGGACCTGACGACGTTCAAGGGTCTTCTGGAGACATGCGAGATGTATGAGCGTGAAAACCAGCCCTGCCCGTTTCTGGGAGGCGACCGGTTATGCCAGATTTATGAAGACAGGCCATTGTTGTGCCGTATTTGCTGGGTGCTGACGGATCCGGCGGATTGTTTGCCGGACGCAGGGCCCCCCGTCAAGTTCCGGACCCGTGTGTTTGAAAAAGCCCATGCCTTGTGCGGCCTTCTCTCCCGCCGCCATTTTGGGGATCATCGGGTGAGTCCCATCCCGTTCTGGTTTCAGGGGAACAATGAGCGTGTCGGGTAG